The DNA window ACCGATCTCCTTGCTCCATTGCTCACTCGTCGGCGCCCCGCCAATGATTACCTTGACGTCTTCGCGCAGCCCCTTCTCTTCGAGCAGCCTGACCACTTCTCGTTGCCCCGGCATGGTTGTTGTCAGCAGGGCGGATAGCGCCAGGAACCGCGGCTTTTGCGCAGCCACTTCGGCGACGAACTTGTCATGCGAAACGTTGGCACCCAGGTCGACCACTTCATAGTTGTTGGCCAGCAGCATCGTCGCAACGAGCGACTTCCCAATATCGTGGATGTCTCCCTGAACCGTCCCTATCAGCACGCGTCCTTTTGTTCGAGAGCCACCCTGTCTGAGCAGCTCGGGTTGCAGAATGCACATGGCCACCTTCATTGCCTCCGCACTGAAGGCCAGCTCCGGCAGGAAATACTCGCCTTCTTCCCATAGCGCCCCTGCGGCCCTTACCCCCGCCGCGAAGCCCCCCTCGATCACTGCCAGAAGGTCGTATTCACGCTTGAGGGTTTCGTGGGCAAGGTGCGACGCACGTTCGCTGTCACCTTCGCGTACGGCTCGCTCGCACTGAGACAGGAACTCTTTCACGTGAAGACCTTCCTTCTTGCTGGCGACGCCAGCTCCGCCCCGGCCGCGCCTGGAGATGATTCCACAGTGGGATCCGGTCTTGCCACTACGTTAGCGTATCGCAGCGACTTGTCAGCGGCCACGCAAACCTGCGGTTCCATTGGCGATCGGCTTTAAGGGCGGGAATGGTACCGGAATTTTGTGGGGCGATGATGGCGTGAAGAATGGCGTCCCCAACGGGAGTCGAACCCGTGTCGCCGCCGTGAAAGGGCGGTGTCCTAGGCCTCTAGACGATGGGGACCCCTGAGAATCGGACCGCTAGCGTACGAGGGCCGGCCGGTTTCTGTCAATTGATAACCCCCTCTACCCGCGCGACACGTTGCCGGCCGAAGATCCGCCGGGACAAAGCAGGAGGCTGTTGCATGAATGAATTCACACGATCGAGCGTGGGGAGGTCTTGCGTGGTTTGCCGGCGCTCACCGCCCTGCGTCTTGCGCCGTCGGTTGCGGTGGCCGCGGACTGTTCGCCCGGCGGAACGGTGCTCGCCTCGATGGGGCGCACGTTGTTCATGTTCACGTCGCGGACGGACAGTTCGCCGTCGCGGTGCGTGAGCACACCTCCGGCGAGGGCATGCCTGCCATCGTCAAGGTCTCCCGGTCGGACCGGCCCGAAAACCCGGGTCGCCGCGGGCCTCTGCCTCAGCCAGATGTCGGAGGAGCAGCCTGGAGACGTCCCCCCGCGGGTTCCCGCCCGGCGGCCGGGGGGCATTCCGGACATCCGGCCGGGGACGGCCCGGGTCTGCCCTCCAAAACCCTCGACACCGGGTCCCCTCACCCACTAATATGGGGAAAGAATGAGCAGGCGGACGACGTGGACACAAATCGTCGGGACGGGTAGCTACGTTCCCGAGCGGCTGGTTCCGAACCGGGACTTCCTCAGCAACCGTTTCTACTCCCAGGACGGGCAGCCGCTCGACCGGGCCCCCGCCGAGACCATTGAGAAGTTCGCGTCGATCACCGACATCGGTGCACGCCGCTACGTCAGTGACGATCTGGTCACCTCCGACATCGCTTTTCTCGCCGCCCGGGACGCCATGGAGAACTCCGGCGTGGACCGCGAACAGCTGGATTACATCGTCGTGGCGCACAACTTTGGCGACGTGGCCGCGAACAACCGCCGTAGCGACATGGTTCCGACCCTGGCCGCCCGCGTCAAGCAGCGCCTGGGGATCAAGAACCCCAACACCGTCGCTTACGACCTCCCCTTCGGGTGTCCCGGCTGGCTGCAGGCGGTGATCCAGGCGGACTACTTCATCCGTTCCGGCGACGCGAAGCGCGCGCTGGTCATCGGCGCGGAGACGCTCTCGCGAGTCTCCGACCCCCACGATCGTGACAGCATGATCTATGCGGATGGCGCCGGCGCCTGCGTGCTGGAGGCGGTGACCAGCGAGGTGCCGGTGGGCATCATTGCACACTGCACCCGTTCCGACACCATCGAACACGCCACGCTGCTCCACATGGGACCGTCCTACAATCCTGAATTCGAGGGAAACGATCTGTTCCTCAAGATGCACGGTCACAAGCTCTACGAATACGCGTTGCGCCACGTGCCGCGCGTGGTCAAGGACTGTGTCGCCCGCGCCGGACTCTCGCTCTCCGATATCTCCAAGATTCTGCTGCACCAGGCCAACGCCAAGATGGACGAGGCCATCCTCGAGCGCGTCTACAGCCTGTTCAAGGCCTCGCCCCCACCGCTGGTGATGCCCATGACCATCGCCTGGCTGGGCAACAGTTCCGTGGCCACGCTGCCGACACTGCTGGATCTGGTCTTGAAGGGGAAAATCGAGGATCAGTCGCTGCACCCGCTGGAGAACATTGTGCTGGCGTCGGTGGGCGCGGGCATGAACATCAACGCCATGGTATACGCCTTCCCCACCGCCCGCTGACCTACTCGTAACGCAGCGCGTCGATCGGGTTGAGACGCGAGGCGCGAATGGCCGGCACCAGCCCGAACACGATTCCCACCGTCGAGCAGAACACGAGGCCGATGATCGCCCACTCCAGAGGCACGTTGACCGCGAACGAGGTAAACGCGGTGATCACGTTGCCAAGTGCAAACCCCACCACGATGCCGATCACACCGCCGATATTGCACAGGATGACCGCTTCCAGCAGGAACTGGTAGAGGATATTGCCCGGCTTGGCCCCGAGGGACTTGCGGATGCCGATCTCCTTGGTGCGCTCGGTCACCGACACCAGCATGATATTCATGATGCCGATCCCGGCCACCACCAGCGCAATGATCCCGATCACAAACGCGGCGATTTTCACCTTGGCCGTGGTCTGGTTGAACTGGGTGATCAGGCTCTCGCTGTTGAAGAACTCGAAGTTGTCCTCTTCGTTGGGCCGCACACCGCGCTCGCGACGCAACACCTGGCGCGTCTCCTCGATGGCGTCGTGCACCAGCTCCGGTGACTTGGCACGCACGGTGATGTTCACCGAACGCGAGAAGCCGTCGCGGTTGACCATGCCGTAGATGTCCAGGAAGGTGGTGATGGGAATGAGCACGTAGTTGTCGTAGTTCGACCCGAACGCGGACTTCTTCTCGTCGAATACACCGATCACCTGGTACTTGCGGCCGTCCAGGCGGATCTCCCTGCCGATGGGATCGGTGAAGGGAAACAGCTTCTGGCCGATGGCGTAGCCGATCACCGCCACGTTACGCCCGCTCTTGACGTCCATCTGGGAGAGGTTGCGCCCCAGCCCCACCCAGTGCGTATTGTTGTCCGGGTACTCTGGCGTCCCACCGCAGATGGAAATGTTCGGATTGGTCTCCTCGCCCCGGTACTCCACCACGTAGCCGAAGTCCCACAGCTCGGAACCGACGATGTCGACCGTCTCCACCTGGTCGCGGATGGCGGCGGCATTCTCCACGGTGAGGGGCGGGCGCCGCATGGCCTTGCGCCGCTGTTCCGCGGAACTGAACCCGCCCGCCGGCCACTTCTGCACCTGGAAGACCTGGCTGCCGAGCACGCTCATCTCCTTCTCCATGGTGGCCTGCACCACGGAGATGGCGGTCATGACCGCGATGATCGACGCCACCCCGGCCACGATTCCCACCAGCGTAAGCGAGGAGCGCAGCTTGCTGGCCAGAATGGCCGCGACGGACATGGAGAACAGGTCTGGAATACGCATGGCCGTGTACCTACTCGTAGCGCAGCGCCTCGACGGGCCGCAGTCTCGCACCTCTGAATGCCGGCACGAATCCCGCCACCACCCCAACCGCAATTGAGACCGCCACCGCTGTGAGCAGAATGGGTATCGAAACACTGGCGGGCATGAGCATCTTGTTGATCACCGCGGTCAGCGCCGACGCGATGGCGATCCCAACCAGCCCGCCCAGCAGGCAGATCGCAGCCGCCTCGAAGAGGAACTGAAACAGAATGCTGTGGGGCTTCGCGCCGATGGCCTTGCGGATTCCGATTTCGCGGGTGCGCTCGGTGACCGACACGAACATGATGTTCATCACTCCCACCCCACCCACGAAGAGCGAAATGCTGGTGATCAGCAGCCCCACCAGCAGCACCACACCCATGACGTTGTTGAACGCTCCCACCAGCGTATCCAGCTTGTTGATGGAGAAATTATCCGGCTCCGAGGGCCGCAGTTGGCGAATCTTGCGCATCTCACCGATGACCTCGAACTCGAGATCCGCCACCGCTTCCTGCGAAGGCGCCTTGACGGCCACGTTGACGTTCTGGTGGCGCTCGCCGCCGAAGGCCTTCACGTACGCGCTGATGGGAACGAATACCTGGCGGTCGAAGTTCGGTCCACCCAGGAAGCTACCACCCTGCTTCTCCATCACACCGATCACCCGAAACGTGCTGCGGCCGATCTTCATCTCCTGGTTGATGGGATTGGCACCACCGAACAGGCCGTCGCGAACGTCGGTGCCGATGACACACACGTTCTTCTTGTAGGTCACGTCGAAGTCGGTGATGAAACGGCCCGTCTCGGGTTGCGCCGTGGAGACCATCGTTTGCCGGTCGGTGGTACCCACCACGCGTACCCCCTCCATGGTTTCGGCGCGATACTTGAGATCACGCTGGTCGCCCATGCTGGGGTTGACGATGGCCTTGCCTCGGAGCTTCTGCTCGAGTTGCTCGACCTGGCGCAATTCCATAGGGGGGCGGTTCCGGTACAGGAAGAAGTCGTTCATGATCACCCAAGGCATGCGCGACACATAGATGACGTCGGTGCCCACGGCGGAGAAACTCTGGCGGAACGTGCTCTTGAGCCCGTTGGCCGCGGTCATGGTGAGGATGACCGCCACGATGCCAATGATGATGCCGAGCGTGGTGAGTGTGCCACGGGCTTTGTTGGCACGCAGCGCGCCCAGCGCTATCTGCAGTGCTTCCTGCAGTTCGATCCAGAACCTCACCGCCGGCTCACCTCCTCAATGCGCGCCCATCGACCGGGACTGCGATGTCTCATCACTCTCGATCATCCCGTCCTTGAGACGGATGACGCGCAGCGCGTGTTCGGCAATGTAGTCTTCGTGGGTAACCAGGATGATGGTCTGGCCGGAGGCATGCAGTTCATCCAGCACCGCCATGATTTCATCGCCGGTCTTGCTGTCAAGATTGCCGGTGGGTTCGTCGGCGAGAATGATGGAGGGACGGCCCACCAGTGCCCGCGCAATGGCCACCCGCTGCCGCTGTCCGCCCGATAGCTCGTTGGGCTTGTGTTTCATGCGCGCGCCCAGGCCCACGCGGGCGAGCGCCTCCTCGGCCCGCTGCCGGCGCTCCGACTTCGCCACTCCGGCGTAGATCAGCGGGAGTTCCACATTGTGAAAGATGTTGGCGCGCGGAATGAGATTGAAGGTCTGAAACACGAACCCGATGCGGCGATTGCGGATCTCGGCAAGCTGGTACTCCGACATCTCGGCCACCGGCTGCCCCTCCAGGAAATAGGTCCCCGAGGTGGGCACGTCCAGACAGCCGATCACGTTCATGAGCGTCGACTTGCCAGAGCCCGACGGACCCATGATGGCGACATACTCGTTGCGGACGATGTCCAGAGACACGCCGCGCAGCGCCTTGACCTCGTCGGCGTCGGCGCCGTATGTCTTTACCACGTCGCGCAGACACAGGCTTGCGCTGGAGCCTTGGGGTGCGCTACTCACCGGATCCACGCGCGTGCTCCCCTCCGGCGTCCTTCTCCTCGTTCTCGACGGTGACCACGGCCCCGTTCACCAGGTCCTTGGAAATGGCGCGGTAGCTCCCGGTGACAACTTCCTCGCCCTCTTCGAGCCCGTCGAGGATCTCGATCAGTTCGTCGCTCTGGATGCCTGTTTTCACCTGTCTGGCCACCGCCTTGCTGTCCTCGATGCAGAACACGATCTCCACGAAACCGTCACGGTCCGCGGTGAAGCGCGCCTCGGCATCCTTGCGTTCCTCACCAGCCGCGGCCAGTTGGTCCACCGTGCGCACGGCGACACTCTGAATGGGCACACTCACGGCATTCTCGTTTGTCTTCGTGAAGATATCGGCGCTGGCCGTCATCCCCGGGCGCAGCGTCTCGGGCGGGTTCTTGATGGTTATCTTGATTTCGAACTCGGTCTTCTGGTCCGCGGACCCCGCGCCCCCAACATTGGCGCTGTTGGCGATTTCGGTCACCGTCCCGGTGAGCGTCTGGTCAAGGAGCGCGTCCACCTCGATCTCCGCCTCCTGGCCGATCTGGATCGAGACGATGTCGTTCTCGTCCACGTTGACCTGGGCTTCCATCTCCGAGAGGTCGGCGATCACCAGGATCACGTCGGGCTGGAACTGCGAACCGATGGCAATCTCACCCTGTTCCTTGTTCAGGTCACTGATGGTCCCCGCCATGGGCGCGTAGATGGTGGTCTTGGAGAGGTCGTCGCGCGCCTGTTTGAGCGCCGCCCGCGCCTGCTCGGCCTGGTCCTGGGTGGACTTGTAGCGCGCGGTTTCCACCTTGTAGGCGGCGTCGAGCACGTCGAAGTTGGCCTGGGATTCCATGCCCTTCTCCAGCAGCTCCCGGGAACGGTTGTACTCCTTCTCGGCGCGCAGCATGTTCTCGCGCACCAGCACGGCGCTGGCCTCGGCCGAGCTCACGTTGGCCTCGGCGCTCTCCACCGCGGCCAGGAAGCGGGTGCGGTCGAGTTCCAGCAGCAGCGTGCCCTTCTCCACCCACTGCCCCTCAACCACCACGAGCCTGGTGATCTTGCCGCTCACGTCGGCGCTGATTTTCACCTGGGTCCGGGGCTGGATGGTCCCGGTGCCGTTGACCTTCTGGACGATCTTCTGGCGTTCCACACGGGCGGTCTGGACCGTCAGCGCCTTGTCGCCTCCGTCCCGGAAGGCCATGATGCCGGCAACGCCGCCCAATACCACCACGGCGGCAGCGCCGATCCAGAGGGGTTTGCGTCTCATCGGGGGAAATCCTCCATATCCTTGCGATTGAGGGCGTTATCAGGGTGTCTGGAAATCTGGTAGGACTACGGCGAAACCGGGCGGAAGGTTGCTTCGGGGGGCCCGCGGGACCGGCCCGGCCCGTGGCCGCACCGGTCCCGTCCCAGGGGGGCTAAAAAGCGCCCATGAAGCCCAGGGTGCCCTCCGACTTCTCGGCATCCGCATCGAACGTGTACTCCACGAGGAAGCGCATGTTGCGCGCCACCATGTAGTTCACCGTCGCCGTCAGGCGTCTGGTGTCGTACAGGTCGCCGCCGCTCTCGATCACGTTGTACAGGCCCGAGAACAACCACCTCGATTCCGACCCACGGGGCATGAAGATGAGTTCCGCAAAGCCGCCATCCGTCTCCGTATCGGTCGAATCCGGGACCACGAAGAACGCGTTGCTGTCATTGCGGCGCAGGTACTGCAGGTTCAGCTGCCACTTCTCCCCCGCATCAATCGTGGCATCACCTCCCGCGTAGTACACGTCGTTGCGCGTGCCGAACTCGTTCTTCTCCTCGTTGTAGTAGCCAAACGCACCCACCCTCACCGGTCCCAGCGCCTGGCTGGCGCGCAGTGCCGACGCTTTCTGCGTGTCCACATCGAACACGCGATCCTCCGCCGCCGGGATGCCGTTGCCGTTGAGTAACTGCGCCACCAGATCGAGGCCGAAGTCGAAGCCGTAGGTGAACATGAGCCCGCGGTCATAGGTGAGGTTGGCCTGCGATTCCCCGGGACGGAAACGGTAGATGAGGTAATCCTCGAACTCCAGGCGCAGTTCGCGCTTGAAGAGAGGATCCGACACCTGGAACTGCCCGGCCATCACGTCGAATTCGCTGCCCCGGATGTTGTTGAAGTGCAGGTAGGCATCCTCCAGGCCGGCCACTTCACCGCGTTCGAACACGTAGAAGTAGAAGTAGTACGAGATGTTTCGCGTCACGCGGCCGCCGCTCAGGAGTTTCAGCCCGTAGGGAACCTGCAGGTCCGCGTCGACCGCGCTGGATTCCTGCCCGCGCAGATAGGCATCAATGCGCACGGCCAGCGGGAGATCCGTCTGCAGCAGGAGCTGGGTATCCCCCGTGTCGATGGTCGCACGCTTGGGCTCTTCGCCGTCCGGCAGAACGAAGCCATTTCCCGCGAACTCCTCTCCGTACGGCTTGAGTTTGGGCGCCGCAACGTGGCACATGGTGCAGGAGACGCGGTACTTGCGCGCAAACGCGGGAATCGCCCCCGCCGTCCCCCCGGGAAGGAGCGGTAACGCCGGCACCGCGATGGTAACGCTGATCAGGGCTGCGGCCAGTGATTGTCGGGTGGTCATGATGTCCTCTCCTCTGGGATGAAAGGTTCGTTTCGTTCACCAGCTCACGTCGAACCACGTCTCGCTCCGGTTCACGAGAAACGCCTCCATTTCCTCCTCCGGAACCTCCAGATACTCGCCAACCGAGTGCACGAGGCGCCGGTAGTAGATCTCCGCCACCACGCGCACGCGCCCCTCGGGCATGTCGTCGGGGACGGTCCACGTGTAGGTCTCGACCTTCGTCTCGCGGGGACCGATGCGGTAGTCGACACCAAGCGACGCGGTGTTCCACTGCGCGATGGTCATGCGCCCCTTCGGATCGAAGTATGGCAACCGGAAGATGCGGTCCCCCTCGTAGGGCAGGGCGTCGCGCGGCAGGCCCGCGAACCCCTCGAGCCCCAGGATGTCTCCGATGTCCTGGTAGGCGAGTGCGTCCTTCGAGGAGATGGTGAATTCCTCTCCCTCGAATCCCTTGCGATCCACGGGCAGGTGGTATTCGTTCCCCTCCGCATCCCACGCCCGCACCGTGAGCCACAGCTGGCGCTCCTCCGCGGACCCGGAGGGGATCTTGTGTCCCGCCTTGTGGTTGAAGGCCTGTGCCTGCAGCGTGATCGGTTCGCCGGGCACGGCATCGCGCGTGTTGGGATGGATGCGCACCTCCACTGAGCCCCGCAGCTTGCTCTGTGAGTGCGCGCCGTGAAACAGGTGATGGCGCATGTCGTCGCGCATCTCCGCCTGCATGGCGTTGCGGCCCTCGCCCGCCGGCATGTGGCAGTCCTGGCAGCGCACACCCTCGCGCGCGTAGGGGCCCGCGGCCCATTCGCGCTGGGTGGACTTGACCCACACGCCATAGGGACTCATCTCGTTGTGGCACGTCCCGCACATTTCGGCCGTCTGGGTGAACTCGTGAAACTGAGTCGTGTGGTGGGGCGACTTGACACCATCGCGATTGCCGTACTTGGTCCGGCCGGGAGAGATGGTGAAGCTGAAGTTGTAGGGGTCACCGTTCTTCCCCGTGATCGTGTGGCATATGTCGCACGACACGCCTTCGTTGGCCCGCGACCCTTCCGAGGGCGGCGGCGGGGGAACGTCTCCGGCAATGAAGGCGCCGGGCGCGTGACACCCGTTGCAGCCGGCCTTGACGCCCGCGACCTTCGGATCCTTCTCCGCGTGGGGCACCGCGAGCTTGAAATATTCGATTTCGTCCCAGTGGTGCGTGTACGACTGCGACATCATGGCCTGCTGCCACTGCATGTAGATATCGATGTGGCATGTTCCGCAGGCGCGCGGGGATTCGAAACTCTCGTAGCTGCCGGTGCCAAGAAGCGCGTCGCCGCTGGGCTGGGAGCCCTGGGCAAATGCGGCGGCGGGTACTATGAGGATGGCCGCACCAAGAAGCAGTGCAATCTGCGCGCGGGCTGTCATGAAAACCCTCCTTCGCGCGGTTGAATGATGCGGCCGATTATTCTACTTGCAGATTATAATATCTGTTTCTTGGTGAACACCCAAGACCTATTCTCAATCGGGGGTAACAGGCGAGAGCCCGCCCGTGGAATGCGGCGCGCGATGACAGGGCGGCACGCCGCGTTCCACGTGGCGGTTGGGGCGGGATCAGTGCCCGGCACGTGTCACGATCAGCAGCAGGGCCGGATCAGTCCGACCACCTTGCCCAGGATCTGCACCTGGGGGCCGTGTGCGTCGATGCGCACCGGCCCCAGTTGCGAGACGAGGTAATCACCGCCCGCCCGGGTCTCGTAGCGCTTGACGGATACCTCGCCGTCCACACGCGCAACAACCACATCGCCGCTCTGTACACCCGGGTCCGGGGCCACGACGATCAGATCTCCCTCCAGAATGTGGGCGTCTGCCATGCATCCGCCTTCCACCCGCATGAGGAAGTTGTCCGGCTTGTCGAACAACGCGCGATCGAGCAGATAGGTGCCCGCCGTGTCCTCGCCGGCAACCGCGGGAGCGCTTCCGGCGGCAACACGGCCCCTCAGCGACAACGACAACACACCCTCCTGGGCGGCCGGTCCCAGCGAATCCGGGCGATGCAGAAAACGAATCGCCCGCGACTTGTCCCGTCCGCGATGGATGTATCCTTTGCGTTCCAGCGCCTGCAGATGCTGGCTCACGGAACGCGGCGACTTCAAGCCCGTCGCCCTGCAAATCTCCCGCACCGTCGGGGGATACCCGAAATCACGGGTGTGCGATCCCAGATACTCAAGAATCTCCTTTTGACGGCTCGTCAGGGGGAGTTTCTCCATGACCATTCCCTCCTTCAGCGACAACGATCTCCATGGCATCGCACACCTTTCTTCCGTCACGCATTCTGACCTTGCCCAATACGATTGCGT is part of the Candidatus Krumholzibacteriia bacterium genome and encodes:
- a CDS encoding corrinoid protein codes for the protein MKEFLSQCERAVREGDSERASHLAHETLKREYDLLAVIEGGFAAGVRAAGALWEEGEYFLPELAFSAEAMKVAMCILQPELLRQGGSRTKGRVLIGTVQGDIHDIGKSLVATMLLANNYEVVDLGANVSHDKFVAEVAAQKPRFLALSALLTTTMPGQREVVRLLEEKGLREDVKVIIGGAPTSEQWSKEIGADGHGENAVAAVQLADSLLEK
- a CDS encoding ketoacyl-ACP synthase III produces the protein MSRRTTWTQIVGTGSYVPERLVPNRDFLSNRFYSQDGQPLDRAPAETIEKFASITDIGARRYVSDDLVTSDIAFLAARDAMENSGVDREQLDYIVVAHNFGDVAANNRRSDMVPTLAARVKQRLGIKNPNTVAYDLPFGCPGWLQAVIQADYFIRSGDAKRALVIGAETLSRVSDPHDRDSMIYADGAGACVLEAVTSEVPVGIIAHCTRSDTIEHATLLHMGPSYNPEFEGNDLFLKMHGHKLYEYALRHVPRVVKDCVARAGLSLSDISKILLHQANAKMDEAILERVYSLFKASPPPLVMPMTIAWLGNSSVATLPTLLDLVLKGKIEDQSLHPLENIVLASVGAGMNINAMVYAFPTAR
- a CDS encoding ABC transporter permease, with the protein product MRIPDLFSMSVAAILASKLRSSLTLVGIVAGVASIIAVMTAISVVQATMEKEMSVLGSQVFQVQKWPAGGFSSAEQRRKAMRRPPLTVENAAAIRDQVETVDIVGSELWDFGYVVEYRGEETNPNISICGGTPEYPDNNTHWVGLGRNLSQMDVKSGRNVAVIGYAIGQKLFPFTDPIGREIRLDGRKYQVIGVFDEKKSAFGSNYDNYVLIPITTFLDIYGMVNRDGFSRSVNITVRAKSPELVHDAIEETRQVLRRERGVRPNEEDNFEFFNSESLITQFNQTTAKVKIAAFVIGIIALVVAGIGIMNIMLVSVTERTKEIGIRKSLGAKPGNILYQFLLEAVILCNIGGVIGIVVGFALGNVITAFTSFAVNVPLEWAIIGLVFCSTVGIVFGLVPAIRASRLNPIDALRYE
- a CDS encoding ABC transporter permease; its protein translation is MRFWIELQEALQIALGALRANKARGTLTTLGIIIGIVAVILTMTAANGLKSTFRQSFSAVGTDVIYVSRMPWVIMNDFFLYRNRPPMELRQVEQLEQKLRGKAIVNPSMGDQRDLKYRAETMEGVRVVGTTDRQTMVSTAQPETGRFITDFDVTYKKNVCVIGTDVRDGLFGGANPINQEMKIGRSTFRVIGVMEKQGGSFLGGPNFDRQVFVPISAYVKAFGGERHQNVNVAVKAPSQEAVADLEFEVIGEMRKIRQLRPSEPDNFSINKLDTLVGAFNNVMGVVLLVGLLITSISLFVGGVGVMNIMFVSVTERTREIGIRKAIGAKPHSILFQFLFEAAAICLLGGLVGIAIASALTAVINKMLMPASVSIPILLTAVAVSIAVGVVAGFVPAFRGARLRPVEALRYE
- a CDS encoding ABC transporter ATP-binding protein produces the protein MCLRDVVKTYGADADEVKALRGVSLDIVRNEYVAIMGPSGSGKSTLMNVIGCLDVPTSGTYFLEGQPVAEMSEYQLAEIRNRRIGFVFQTFNLIPRANIFHNVELPLIYAGVAKSERRQRAEEALARVGLGARMKHKPNELSGGQRQRVAIARALVGRPSIILADEPTGNLDSKTGDEIMAVLDELHASGQTIILVTHEDYIAEHALRVIRLKDGMIESDETSQSRSMGAH
- a CDS encoding efflux RND transporter periplasmic adaptor subunit — its product is MRRKPLWIGAAAVVVLGGVAGIMAFRDGGDKALTVQTARVERQKIVQKVNGTGTIQPRTQVKISADVSGKITRLVVVEGQWVEKGTLLLELDRTRFLAAVESAEANVSSAEASAVLVRENMLRAEKEYNRSRELLEKGMESQANFDVLDAAYKVETARYKSTQDQAEQARAALKQARDDLSKTTIYAPMAGTISDLNKEQGEIAIGSQFQPDVILVIADLSEMEAQVNVDENDIVSIQIGQEAEIEVDALLDQTLTGTVTEIANSANVGGAGSADQKTEFEIKITIKNPPETLRPGMTASADIFTKTNENAVSVPIQSVAVRTVDQLAAAGEERKDAEARFTADRDGFVEIVFCIEDSKAVARQVKTGIQSDELIEILDGLEEGEEVVTGSYRAISKDLVNGAVVTVENEEKDAGGEHARGSGE
- a CDS encoding multiheme c-type cytochrome — protein: MTARAQIALLLGAAILIVPAAAFAQGSQPSGDALLGTGSYESFESPRACGTCHIDIYMQWQQAMMSQSYTHHWDEIEYFKLAVPHAEKDPKVAGVKAGCNGCHAPGAFIAGDVPPPPPSEGSRANEGVSCDICHTITGKNGDPYNFSFTISPGRTKYGNRDGVKSPHHTTQFHEFTQTAEMCGTCHNEMSPYGVWVKSTQREWAAGPYAREGVRCQDCHMPAGEGRNAMQAEMRDDMRHHLFHGAHSQSKLRGSVEVRIHPNTRDAVPGEPITLQAQAFNHKAGHKIPSGSAEERQLWLTVRAWDAEGNEYHLPVDRKGFEGEEFTISSKDALAYQDIGDILGLEGFAGLPRDALPYEGDRIFRLPYFDPKGRMTIAQWNTASLGVDYRIGPRETKVETYTWTVPDDMPEGRVRVVAEIYYRRLVHSVGEYLEVPEEEMEAFLVNRSETWFDVSW
- the lexA gene encoding transcriptional repressor LexA is translated as MEKLPLTSRQKEILEYLGSHTRDFGYPPTVREICRATGLKSPRSVSQHLQALERKGYIHRGRDKSRAIRFLHRPDSLGPAAQEGVLSLSLRGRVAAGSAPAVAGEDTAGTYLLDRALFDKPDNFLMRVEGGCMADAHILEGDLIVVAPDPGVQSGDVVVARVDGEVSVKRYETRAGGDYLVSQLGPVRIDAHGPQVQILGKVVGLIRPCC